A single Carassius carassius chromosome 3, fCarCar2.1, whole genome shotgun sequence DNA region contains:
- the insig1 gene encoding insulin-induced gene 1 protein: MPRLEEHCWSCSCSSTVKTQDLSSARWIVCKSGEMMSIITSVLGHAYGSLHSLQSANLIRRGLVLFIVGVVLALVLNLLQIQRNVTLFPEEVLDTLFSSAWWIPLCCGTAAAVVGLLYPCLDHHLGEPHKFKREWASVMRCIAVFVGINHASAKLDFANNVQLSLTLAALSLGLWWTFDRSRSGFGLGLTTAFLATLIAQLLVYNGIYQYTSPDFLYVRSWLPCIFFSGGVTVGNIGRQLAMGSTEKPHND, translated from the exons ATGCCAAGACTAGAGGAGCACTGCTGGAGCTGCTCCTGTTCATCGACTGTAAAGACTCAGGATCTGTCGAGCGCCCGGTGGATTGTTTGTAAATCAGGAGAGATGATGTCCATCATAACCTCAGTCCTGGGACACGCATACGGCTCTCTGCACAGCCTCCAGTCCGCTAATTTAATACGACGGGGGCTCGTGTTGTTTATAGTCGGAGTAGTTCTCGCCTTGGTGCTGAACTTACTCCAGATCCAGAGAAACGTTACATTGTTTCCAGAGGAAGTGCTGGACACGCTGTTTTCGTCGGCTTGGTGGATCCCCCTCTGCTGTGGGACAGCTGCTG CTGTGGTTGGTCTCTTGTACCCCTGCTTGGACCATCATCTTGGAGAACCGCACAAGTTTAAGCGGGAGTGGGCCAGTGTGATGCGCTGCATTGCTGTTTTTGTGGGCATCAATCACGCCAGTGCT AAACTGGACTTTGCCAATAATGTGCAGCTTTCACTAACTCTGGCTGCCCTGTCTCTGGGCCTCTGGTGGACGTTTGACCGCTCCAGGAGTGGCTTCGGTCTAGGGCTGACCACTGCTTTTCTAGCCACCCTCATTGCTCAGCTGCTGGTCTACAATGGCATCTACCA GTATACATCTCCAGACTTCTTGTATGTACGTTCATGGCTGCCTTGTATATTCTTCTCTGGTGGAGTGACCGTTGGAAACATCGGCCGACAGCTAGCTATG GGCTCAACTGAAAAGCCTCATAATGACTAA